One genomic segment of [Phormidium] sp. ETS-05 includes these proteins:
- a CDS encoding AAA family ATPase, translating to MTFSDEFELLVRARYPIIYIPTREEERVEGAIGQSAKSLGNRPVYIWDFVDGYSGNPNDAGFGRRNPLSALEFVEKLPASAPAVFILRDFHRFLEDVAVSRKLRNLNRTLKSQPKNIVIVSPELVIPQDLSEVVTVLDFALPTKEEITVEVERLLAATAKQIDSQIKDEIVRCCQGLSLERIRRVLAKAIASGGNLESADVELILEEKRTIVRQTQILEFYPAKEQISDIGGLDNLKEWLSRRGGSFSDRARQYGIPHPRGLLLVGIQGTGKSLTAKAIAHHWHLPLLRLDVGRLFGGLVGESESRTRQMIQLAEALAPCVLWIDEIDKAFSGFDGKGDAGTSSRVFGTFITWLAEKTTPVFVVATANNIQSLPPEMLRKGRFDEIFFVGLPAQEERRAIFEVHLSRLRPHNQKNYDVERLAYELPDFSGAEIEQAIIEAMHIGFSQNRDFTTEDILEAASQIIPLARTAAEQIQQLQNWAASGKARSASKQSGFTNRIAQNRTQQEPL from the coding sequence ATGACTTTTAGCGATGAGTTTGAATTGCTCGTGCGGGCGCGATATCCCATCATCTATATCCCCACCAGGGAAGAAGAGCGGGTGGAAGGGGCGATCGGCCAATCCGCCAAATCCCTCGGTAATCGCCCGGTTTATATCTGGGATTTTGTCGATGGCTACTCCGGCAACCCCAATGATGCCGGTTTTGGCCGCCGCAATCCCCTGTCAGCCTTAGAATTTGTGGAAAAGCTGCCCGCATCAGCTCCAGCGGTCTTCATTTTGCGAGATTTTCACCGATTTTTAGAAGATGTAGCAGTTTCGCGCAAACTGCGCAATCTCAATCGCACCCTCAAATCCCAGCCAAAAAATATCGTTATTGTCTCTCCAGAGCTGGTAATTCCCCAGGACCTCAGCGAAGTGGTGACGGTACTAGATTTTGCCCTACCCACAAAAGAGGAAATTACCGTAGAGGTGGAACGGTTACTGGCAGCCACAGCCAAACAAATAGACAGCCAGATTAAAGATGAAATCGTCCGCTGTTGCCAGGGTCTTTCCCTAGAGCGGATTCGCCGGGTCCTGGCGAAGGCGATCGCCTCTGGCGGCAATCTGGAATCTGCCGATGTGGAGTTGATTCTTGAAGAAAAGCGCACCATTGTCCGCCAAACCCAAATTCTGGAGTTTTACCCTGCCAAGGAGCAAATCTCCGATATCGGCGGCTTGGACAACCTCAAAGAATGGCTGAGCAGACGCGGTGGCTCATTCTCAGACCGAGCCCGACAATACGGTATCCCTCACCCCAGAGGCTTGCTCCTGGTGGGAATTCAAGGGACGGGTAAATCCCTCACCGCCAAAGCGATCGCCCACCACTGGCATCTACCCCTACTCCGCCTCGACGTGGGACGCCTGTTTGGCGGTTTAGTGGGAGAATCAGAATCCCGCACCCGCCAAATGATTCAACTCGCCGAAGCCTTAGCCCCCTGCGTCCTCTGGATCGATGAAATTGACAAGGCTTTTTCCGGGTTTGATGGCAAAGGCGACGCAGGCACCTCCAGCCGCGTCTTTGGCACCTTCATCACCTGGCTAGCAGAAAAAACTACCCCCGTGTTCGTCGTCGCTACCGCCAATAACATCCAATCACTACCCCCGGAAATGCTTCGCAAAGGCAGATTTGATGAAATCTTTTTCGTGGGTTTACCAGCCCAAGAAGAGCGGCGGGCGATTTTTGAAGTGCATCTATCCCGCTTGCGCCCCCATAATCAAAAAAATTACGATGTGGAACGGTTGGCCTATGAGCTGCCCGATTTTTCCGGGGCAGAAATAGAACAGGCTATTATTGAGGCGATGCACATCGGGTTCAGTCAAAACCGAGACTTTACCACAGAAGACATTTTGGAAGCCGCTAGCCAAATCATCCCCCTCGCCCGCACCGCCGCCGAGCAAATCCAGCAACTCCAGAATTGGGCTGCATCTGGCAAAGCTCGGTCAGCCTCCAAACAAAGCGGTTTTACTAACCGCATCGCACAAAACCGAACACAGCAAGAACCATTATAA
- the sigC gene encoding RNA polymerase sigma factor SigC: MPGIPFYTVEDISQLNAPSFEMEDLDRSEESEVDNHENLEIEKSSSAGLIPKVRHSNTDCVRLYLEDIGRVRLLGRDEEVAESQKVQRYINLVELRDRAAQTEGSPIRAYVELVELRDRVAAQLAHRPSLERWAAGAGMEVAKLKEILAEGKRLWAQMVGMSVQDLEHIQTEGIRAKEHMIKANLRLVVSVAKKYQNRGLELLDLVQEGTLGLERAVEKFDPTRGYRFSTYAYWWIRQGITRAIATQSRTIRLPVHITEKLNKIKKTQRKLSQKMGRTPSLEEIARELDMTPAQIREVLLRVPRSVSLETKVGKEKETELGDLLETDELSPEELLHREALSRELQNLLGDLTHRERDVIEMRFGLGDGHPYSLSEISRALDLSRERVRQIEARALQKLRQPKRRNRVRDYLD; encoded by the coding sequence ATGCCAGGAATCCCTTTTTACACTGTGGAAGACATTTCGCAACTCAATGCCCCCAGCTTTGAGATGGAAGACCTCGATCGCTCAGAAGAGTCAGAGGTGGACAATCACGAAAACCTAGAAATTGAGAAAAGTAGCTCGGCTGGGTTAATACCGAAGGTCAGGCATAGCAACACTGACTGTGTACGTCTGTATCTGGAGGATATCGGTAGGGTTCGATTGCTGGGAAGAGATGAGGAAGTCGCCGAATCGCAAAAGGTGCAGCGCTATATCAACTTGGTAGAGTTGCGCGATCGTGCAGCACAAACAGAAGGTAGCCCGATTCGCGCTTATGTAGAATTGGTGGAGCTACGCGATCGGGTGGCTGCCCAGTTGGCACATCGCCCCTCTTTAGAACGGTGGGCCGCCGGTGCCGGAATGGAAGTGGCAAAACTCAAGGAAATATTAGCAGAGGGTAAACGCCTTTGGGCGCAAATGGTTGGGATGTCGGTTCAGGATCTGGAGCATATCCAAACTGAAGGCATCCGGGCGAAAGAACATATGATCAAAGCCAACCTGCGGTTGGTGGTCTCGGTGGCGAAGAAGTATCAAAATCGGGGCTTGGAGCTTTTGGATTTGGTTCAAGAAGGCACCCTGGGGTTAGAACGAGCGGTGGAAAAGTTCGATCCCACCCGGGGATATAGGTTTAGTACCTATGCTTACTGGTGGATTCGCCAGGGGATTACACGGGCGATCGCCACTCAAAGCCGGACCATTCGCCTGCCAGTTCACATCACGGAAAAACTCAACAAAATTAAGAAAACCCAGCGCAAACTTTCCCAAAAAATGGGTCGGACACCCAGCCTGGAGGAAATTGCTCGCGAGCTGGACATGACCCCAGCGCAAATTCGGGAAGTCTTGCTGCGGGTGCCCCGATCGGTTTCCCTGGAAACCAAAGTAGGCAAGGAAAAAGAAACCGAACTGGGAGACTTGCTCGAAACCGACGAGCTATCCCCAGAAGAACTCCTGCACCGGGAAGCTTTGTCTCGGGAGTTGCAGAACCTGTTGGGGGATTTAACCCATCGGGAGCGGGATGTGATTGAAATGCGGTTTGGCTTGGGGGATGGCCACCCTTACTCCCTATCGGAAATCTCCCGGGCGCTGGACTTGTCCAGAGAGCGGGTGCGTCAAATCGAAGCCCGCGCCCTGCAAAAACTGCGCCAGCCGAAACGCCGCAATCGAGTCCGCGACTACCTTGATTGA
- a CDS encoding transcriptional repressor: MSFYTASSLKAELNERGWRLTPQRETILQVFQNLPKGEHLSAEDLYSELQTHGENISLSTIYRTVKLMSRMGILRELELAEGHKHYELNQPYPHHHHHLICVRCNKTIEFKNDSILKIGSKTAKKEGYHLLDCQLTIHAVCPACQRALLPL, from the coding sequence ATGTCTTTCTATACAGCATCTTCCCTGAAAGCCGAGCTAAACGAGCGGGGCTGGCGTTTGACGCCCCAGAGGGAAACGATACTACAAGTTTTTCAAAATTTGCCCAAGGGAGAACACCTCAGCGCTGAAGACCTCTACAGCGAACTGCAGACACACGGAGAAAATATCAGCCTTTCCACTATATACCGCACGGTAAAATTAATGTCGCGGATGGGGATATTGCGGGAACTGGAGCTGGCGGAAGGGCACAAGCATTATGAGCTAAATCAGCCCTACCCCCATCACCACCACCACCTGATTTGCGTGCGGTGCAACAAGACCATTGAATTTAAGAATGATTCGATTTTAAAAATTGGCAGCAAGACGGCCAAAAAGGAGGGGTATCATCTCCTAGACTGTCAGCTCACCATTCACGCCGTATGTCCGGCTTGCCAACGAGCCTTGCTGCCCTTGTAG
- a CDS encoding DUF177 domain-containing protein, translated as METIYIPQLAKAPEKTEKIELQEFLPDLETLMPVRGWLMVKHQGNYLEVSAKAEAIVTLTCNRCLQQYNHRLKLKTTELIWLDESAGISDIKEWETTVEELVETLPPDGYFDPGVWLYEQFCLAIPPRQLCAEDCPGIQVEPASTTATVLTDRRWASLADLKNQLPN; from the coding sequence ATGGAAACAATTTACATTCCTCAACTGGCAAAAGCACCGGAAAAAACAGAAAAAATAGAGTTGCAGGAGTTCCTGCCGGATTTAGAAACTCTGATGCCTGTAAGAGGATGGCTTATGGTGAAACATCAGGGCAACTATTTGGAAGTGAGCGCCAAGGCAGAGGCGATCGTTACCCTCACCTGTAACCGATGCTTGCAACAGTACAATCACCGGTTAAAACTCAAAACTACGGAATTGATCTGGCTGGATGAGTCAGCGGGGATATCAGACATCAAGGAATGGGAAACCACGGTAGAAGAGCTGGTAGAGACTCTACCTCCTGATGGTTATTTTGACCCGGGCGTCTGGTTATACGAGCAGTTTTGCCTCGCCATTCCCCCTCGGCAACTTTGCGCGGAAGATTGCCCGGGCATCCAGGTGGAGCCAGCATCCACCACCGCAACTGTCCTCACCGATCGCCGCTGGGCATCCTTGGCAGACCTGAAAAACCAATTACCCAATTAA
- a CDS encoding SH3 domain-containing protein, whose protein sequence is MNQILYEIFKFFMGFLLALAILAGGSVAAALYFVTKLTALPPKPTFPNDSPAKVVASAPKAKPPANQPQTTPSQPTPSPTSTPTPLPPGAYRARVSWPEGLVLRDKPTYESGSIGGIAYNDQVIILEVTSNKEWERVRLESSNEEGWVRGGNTERIGN, encoded by the coding sequence ATGAATCAAATATTATACGAAATATTTAAATTTTTTATGGGTTTTCTGCTGGCACTGGCCATCCTGGCTGGGGGTTCAGTGGCGGCGGCTCTTTACTTCGTCACCAAATTAACCGCCCTGCCCCCCAAACCGACCTTTCCCAACGATTCCCCAGCGAAAGTAGTTGCCTCGGCTCCCAAAGCCAAACCCCCAGCCAACCAGCCCCAGACCACCCCATCCCAACCCACTCCATCCCCCACATCTACCCCAACACCATTACCACCAGGAGCCTACCGGGCTCGGGTGAGTTGGCCGGAGGGGTTGGTATTGCGGGATAAACCTACCTATGAATCTGGATCGATCGGCGGCATCGCCTACAACGATCAGGTGATAATTTTAGAAGTCACCTCTAATAAAGAATGGGAGCGGGTGCGTTTGGAAAGCTCCAATGAGGAAGGTTGGGTCAGGGGCGGCAATACAGAACGAATCGGCAACTGA
- the yidC gene encoding membrane protein insertase YidC, with amino-acid sequence MDFGVGFLSNNVMLPILDFFYGIVPSYGLAIVALTLVIRFALYPLSAKSIRSMRRMRVAQPEMQKRVKEIQQRYKDNPAKQQEEMSKVYQEFGNPLAGCLPVLLQMPVLFALFATLRGSPFSDVNYSLNLQIFPQEQIERIQPQAFATPPQNIYITDSFHAPILALLPGGSKLGVGEKTKVEFQTAEGKTLEQLVAGQAKSQVKPRWQVIKGEERVQINEDGTIEALAPGDVTIQGTIPGLATNEGFIFIEALGRVGAFDEDGNIHWDILGMVLFFGISLYVNQILSGQQGSGSDENPQQATVNKLTPVIFSGMFLFFPLPAGVLMYMVIANLFQTLQTFILSREPLPENLQKIVEAQEKAQSKKDAAEIPFEPGRSKKKA; translated from the coding sequence TTTCTTTCTAATAACGTAATGCTGCCGATCCTAGATTTCTTCTACGGGATCGTGCCTAGCTATGGTCTAGCGATCGTGGCTCTCACATTGGTAATTCGCTTTGCCCTTTATCCCCTGAGCGCCAAATCAATTCGCAGTATGCGTAGGATGCGGGTGGCTCAGCCGGAAATGCAAAAGCGGGTTAAGGAAATTCAGCAACGATACAAGGACAATCCTGCTAAGCAGCAGGAGGAGATGAGCAAGGTATATCAAGAATTCGGCAACCCCCTCGCAGGCTGTCTGCCAGTGTTGTTACAAATGCCGGTATTGTTCGCCTTGTTTGCCACCTTGAGGGGTTCTCCCTTTTCCGATGTAAACTACAGTCTCAATTTGCAAATCTTCCCCCAAGAACAAATCGAGCGCATTCAGCCCCAAGCATTCGCCACCCCACCACAAAATATTTACATCACCGACAGCTTTCACGCTCCTATATTAGCCCTGCTACCAGGAGGAAGCAAATTAGGGGTGGGGGAAAAGACAAAAGTTGAATTCCAAACTGCAGAGGGCAAAACCCTAGAACAGCTCGTAGCGGGACAGGCAAAATCTCAGGTTAAACCTCGTTGGCAAGTCATCAAAGGCGAAGAGCGAGTCCAGATTAATGAGGATGGCACGATCGAGGCTCTAGCCCCTGGTGATGTCACCATTCAGGGGACAATCCCCGGTTTAGCCACTAATGAAGGCTTTATCTTTATTGAAGCCTTGGGTCGGGTAGGCGCTTTTGACGAAGATGGTAATATCCATTGGGATATTTTGGGAATGGTGCTATTCTTTGGCATCAGCCTGTACGTCAACCAGATTCTATCTGGTCAACAAGGATCGGGAAGCGATGAGAATCCCCAGCAAGCAACGGTAAACAAGCTGACCCCGGTGATATTTTCGGGCATGTTTCTGTTTTTCCCGCTGCCAGCAGGGGTCCTGATGTATATGGTGATTGCCAACCTATTCCAAACCCTGCAAACTTTCATTCTGTCCCGAGAACCACTACCGGAAAATCTCCAAAAAATCGTAGAAGCTCAGGAAAAAGCCCAGAGCAAGAAGGACGCAGCGGAAATTCCGTTTGAGCCCGGTCGTTCTAAGAAAAAAGCCTGA
- a CDS encoding R3H domain-containing nucleic acid-binding protein: protein MSDSQMQRGANWLRSLLELAGVPSAVQAEQGEDSYLLTIDASGLSREEIDILIGPKGAAIDAIQYLANTIANIGLNSEEQASYTIELDGYRARRWEQLQAIASAAAEQARQTGLEIEIKDLSSAERRQVHTFFKEYTDLETYSRGQEPDRRLVIRRL from the coding sequence ATGAGTGATAGTCAAATGCAGCGTGGTGCTAATTGGCTGAGATCGCTACTGGAGTTAGCAGGGGTGCCCTCAGCGGTTCAGGCTGAGCAGGGAGAAGATTCCTACCTGTTGACTATCGACGCCAGTGGCTTAAGCCGGGAGGAAATCGATATCCTGATTGGTCCGAAAGGGGCGGCGATCGATGCTATTCAGTATTTGGCAAATACGATCGCCAATATCGGCTTGAACTCCGAGGAACAAGCGTCTTACACCATCGAACTCGATGGCTATCGTGCGCGTCGCTGGGAGCAACTACAAGCGATAGCCTCAGCCGCTGCAGAGCAAGCACGCCAAACTGGTCTGGAAATTGAGATCAAAGACCTCTCCTCCGCCGAACGGCGTCAGGTTCACACCTTTTTCAAGGAATATACCGATTTAGAAACCTACAGTCGGGGACAAGAACCTGACCGCCGCTTGGTGATTCGCCGCCTTTAG
- a CDS encoding peptidoglycan-binding protein has translation METLAYLHLYQAFEDKDSPELAIEIPHFWHQWNWHKPSNLLLMRLVSRAICLAFASACTSALLLAGVAETAFGIPLRPEDTGPEVSRLQERLRSLGYFRENTTGYYGQNTEIAVRNFQQDARLSVDGIYGENTDLALRSLLGEANAAAKVLKVGDRGLAVRKLQERLVIAGYPNVAIDDNYGSQTQEAVRLFQVGLGLRNQNGMADLETQAALGEKLYVVVVPARNQAILNRVLAIFPTAF, from the coding sequence ATGGAAACTCTCGCCTATCTTCACCTGTATCAAGCCTTCGAGGACAAAGACAGTCCTGAGTTAGCCATTGAGATACCTCACTTTTGGCACCAATGGAACTGGCACAAACCCTCAAATTTATTATTAATGCGTCTGGTATCCAGAGCGATTTGTTTGGCTTTTGCCAGTGCCTGCACCAGTGCCTTATTGCTGGCGGGAGTGGCTGAAACTGCCTTTGGTATTCCCCTGCGGCCAGAAGATACAGGACCAGAAGTCTCCAGACTCCAGGAGCGTTTGCGCTCTCTCGGCTACTTTCGCGAAAATACTACGGGCTACTACGGACAGAATACGGAAATTGCTGTCAGGAATTTTCAACAAGATGCCAGATTGTCTGTAGATGGCATCTACGGTGAAAATACCGATTTAGCCTTGCGATCGCTCCTTGGAGAAGCTAATGCTGCCGCCAAAGTCCTGAAAGTTGGCGATCGTGGTCTGGCGGTGAGAAAGCTGCAAGAAAGATTGGTCATTGCTGGCTATCCCAACGTAGCTATTGATGATAACTACGGTTCCCAAACACAGGAAGCTGTCCGCCTATTCCAGGTGGGTCTGGGTTTACGCAATCAAAATGGTATGGCCGACCTGGAAACCCAGGCAGCTTTGGGGGAAAAGTTGTATGTCGTAGTTGTTCCTGCCAGAAACCAGGCCATCCTCAATCGGGTATTAGCGATTTTCCCCACTGCTTTTTAG